One region of Schistocerca gregaria isolate iqSchGreg1 chromosome 7, iqSchGreg1.2, whole genome shotgun sequence genomic DNA includes:
- the LOC126282020 gene encoding uncharacterized protein LOC126282020 codes for MMTSSLVLVPLLLAGAVLADTCTLPEASTETFSVTTAHKKWYQQYRYPSAALDPLGCLILTQDPGEAANQMTLSGAFSQDPSAAVTADVTIEGNRLHSTYYGKYGELLTAERNLVYGSADIFIEHFCMVTGDEMTFIFTTAENPSDDLINQIWTEVDARPEIDRSKFQEVSC; via the exons ATGATGACTTCCTCCCTGGTGCTGGTGCCGCTGTTGTTGGCTGGGGCAGTCCTGGCTGACACCTGCACGCTGCCCGAAGCCTCCACAGAGACCTTCAGCGTCACCACG GCCCATAAGAAGTGGTACCAGCAGTACCGCTACCCTTCAGCAGCCCTGGACCCCCTGGGCTGCCTCATCCTCACACAGGACCCTGGCGAGGCTGCTAACCAGATGACGCTCAGCGGTGCCTTCAGCCAGGACCCGTC AGCTGCTGTCACGGCCGACGTCACTATCGAGGGAAACAGACTTCACAGCACCTACTACGGCAAGT ACGGTGAATTGTTGACCGCTGAGCGAAACCTCGTCTATGGAAGCGCAGACATCTTCATTGAGCACTTCTGCATGGTGACTGGAG ACGAGATGACATTCATCTTCACCACTGCCGAGAATCCGAGCGACGATCTGATCAACCAGATATGGACTGAGGTCGACGCACGCCCTGAAATCGACAGATCCAAATTCCAGGAAGTCAGTTGTTAA